The Rhodospirillales bacterium genome includes the window GATTTTTGCTTCAACCTTGCCGCCAACATTCAAAACCTGTTTACCGCCCCGCGTTTGCGCCAGAACATCCTTTTCCGCCACGATAAACCCGCGCCCGTCATCCGAAGCCACCAGCAACTTGGCCTCCGGCTTAAACAGCTCCATCGCCGCGATATCGGAATCATTGGGCAAATCGACCATCAGCCGCACCGGCTCGCCAAAACCACGCCCCGGCGGCAACTTGTCGCAGCCCACCGTGTAAAACCGCCCGTTCGTCCCGAACACCAGCAACTTGTCGGTTGTCTGGGCCTCCAGCACGAATTTGCCGCGGTCGCCGTCCTTGTACTTGATATCCTTCGGATTAACGCCGTGCCCCTTCATCGCCTTGATCCAGCCCTTGGCCGACAAAATCACCGTTACCGGCTCTTTTTCGATCATGGCTTCTTCCAGAGAATCGATATCGACCGGGGCCGGCGCATGACCTATTTCCGTGCGGCGCGCGCCCAGTGGCGTATTCAGGGCAAACAGCTTTTTCAACTCGCCGATTTGCTTGCGGATCTCTTTCCACTGCTTGCTTTCGGATTTAATCAGCGCCTCCAGCTGATCGCGCTCCTTGCACAAATCATCATGCTCGGTGCGCAGCTCCATTTCTTCCAGCTTGCGCAAATTACGCAGCCGCATATTCAGGACAGCCTCGGCCTGCACATCGCTCAGGCCAAAGGTCTTTATCAATTCCTGTTTCGGATCGTCTTCCTCGCGCACAATCCGGATCACCTCGTCAATATTGAGGTAAACAATCAAATACCCGGCAAGAATCTCAATCCGGTGCAAGACTTTTTCCAGCCGGTTCTGCGCCCGGCGGACCAGCACTTCCTGACGATGCGCCAGCCACGCCGCCAGCACTTCCTTCAGGTTCATCACGCGCGGCACGGTCCCGCCGTCCAGCACGTTCAAATTCATGTTAAAGCGCGTTTCCAGATCAGTCGCCCGGAACAGAGCTTCCATCAACAATTCCGGCTCGACATTCCGGCTCTTGGGCACCAGAACAAGGCGGATATCCTCGGCGCTCTCGTCGCGCACATCGTCCAGCATCGGCAGTTTCCGGGCATTAATCAGCTCGGCGATCTTTTCGATCATCCGGGATTTTTGCACCTGATAGGGGATTTCCGTGACAATAATCTGGTATTGCCCCTGCTTCAGTTCTTCCTTGTGCCAGCGCGCCCGCAGGCGGAACGCACCTTTCCCGGTTTTATAGCTCTGAATAATGCTTTCGTGCGGCTCAACCATCACGCCGCCCGTCGGGAAATCCGGCCCCTTGACGATTTTCAGCAAATCCTCAACCGTCGGGTCCGTGTCGCTGTCCAGCATCAGCTCCATAGCTTCGCACAGCTCATACACGTTGTGCGGCGGAATATTTGTCGCCATACCGACGGCGATCCCCGACGAACCGTTCGCTAGCAAATTCGGGAACGCGGCGGGCAACACCACAGGTTCCAGCGTTTCCCCGTCATACGTCGCCCGGAAATCAACGGCATCTTCGTCGATCCCCTCCAGCATCAACCGCGCCACAGCCGTCAGCCGCGCTTCCGTATACCGCATGGCCGCCGCGTTATCGCCATCAATATTCCCGAAGTTCCCCTGCCCGTCGACCAGTGGGTAACGCACGGCAAAATCCTGCGCCAAACGCACCATGGCATCGTAAACGGCCGTGTCGCCGTGCGGGTGGAATTTACCGATTACGTCCCCGACGACGCGCGCGCATTTTTTCGGCTGGGTATCCGGGGCCAGCTTGAGCTGGTACATCGCATACAGCAAACGCCGGTGCACCGGCTTCATCCCGTCGCGCACATCGGGCAGCGCCCGGTCCATAATCGTCGAAAGCGCATAGGATAAATATCGGTCGGAGAGAATCTCCCCCATCGGCTGGTCAATGATTTGCTGGTCTTGAATCGTGTTCTCTTTTGTCATGGGCATTATTCATAGCCCAAGAAAACCGCCGCGTCACGCGGTTTTTTCCATTTCTGCCGAGGGATTCAGAGCTTTTTCAAACCGCTCCTGAAATTGCAGGCGTTTTTCCGGAACGCCCTGCGTATGGTGGGTAAACGCCCAGTGTTCCAGAAAATACCCGGTCATTTTGAGACCTTTCAGGATTTCCTCGTCCGTCGCCGCCCCTTTTTCCGGCTTGAGAAACGCCGGTAATTCGAGCAATCGCTCTTTATAAACAGCCCCCGCAGCGCGGCTGACCGCCCGCCCCGTCTTCGGTGAAACATAAGCCAGATCGTTATCATCGCCGCCGCCCGCGCACTTGCTCAGCTCCAGCGCAAACCCCAGCTCCCTGAGCAGCGCGATCTCCCATATCACATAAACCGCGCCCCAATGCTCATCGTCCAGCGCCTCGAATAACGCCTGCAGCCCGTAAAACAGCCCCGCATGCCCTTCCCGCTCTGGCAGCGCCGCATCGCATAGCGCACAAGCCGACAGCAACGCCTCCAGCCGCAACGGATCATACATAAAACCGGCGGCATACCCGCGCTCTTGCTCTAACGTATAAGTACCCAGCTCATCATGGCTACGCGCCTGCCAGCGCACCCCGACCAGCGATCCCGGCTCTAACGTTCCGCGCATTTTCGATGAGCTCGCCCCGCGCACATAGCCAGCATGCCGCCCGTTCTGCTCGGTTAGCAACGACACAATCGCGCCGTTCTCGCCATGCGGCCGCGCCATCAGCACTATCCCTTGATCTTCCCACTGTTCCATGGTTTGTATTTAACCATAGATCGTCACAGATACACATGGATTCTTGAACATGACTTACAAAATCGGAGTCGCCGGGGTCGGCGCGATTGGAAAAACCGTCTGCGCGGCGCTGCTAAACGGCGATATCGCGGACATGGATCTGACCGCCGTAGCCGAAACCGGCTCTGTGCCGTTTGATGTCCCCAACCTGCCTTTTGCCGAACTGGCGGAAACCTGCGACATTATCTGTGAATGCCTGCCGCCGGACATTGTTTCGGCACTGGCGCAGGACGTTTTGTCCCGCGGTAAAACACTGATTATGATCTCCAGTGCTGCCTTGCTCCGCTTTCCTGACATCAAAAAATGGGCAAAAGAAGGTCAAGGACGCATTATCGTGCCATCCGGGGCTCTATTTGGACTGGACGGGGTCGCCGCGCTCCGCTCTATGGGTATCAAAACGGCGCAAATTCGTTCCACTAAAAAGCCGCTTTCCTACGCAGGCGCACCTTACATAGAACAGGAACAAATTGATTTAAACGCCATAGAAACCGCCACATGCATTTTTTCTGGCAATGCTCTGGCCGCTGCCAAAGCTTTCCCGGCTAATGTTAACGTGGCGGCCACGTTGAGCCTTGCAGGCCTGGGTCCGGAAAACACCACCGTCGAAGTCTGGGCCGATCCGGCCGCGCAAGGCAACACCCACGAAATTACGGTCACCGGCGAATACTCGGCCCTGACCGCCCGCGTCGATAACATTCCCGATCCGGCCAACCCGAAAACCAGCATGCTGGCTGCCCACAGCGTCATCGCCGCCCTCCGGCAAATGACCGATGATATAACCGTTCTTTAAAAGAAACAGATAACATGCTGCCACAAAGACCTTTTTACCTGATCCGTCACGGCGAAAGCGAAGCCAATGCCGGTGGATATTATTCGGGACAAATGGATGTCGCCCTGACCGAAAAGGGTCGTCAGCAAGCGCTGGCCTATACACCGTTCCTGACAGAACTTATCCCCAGCCCGGACCGGATCGTCCATAGCCATCTGGCCCGTGCCCGCGACACAGCCGCCCTGATGAATCAGGAATGCGCGCTTCCCATGGCTGAGAGCCGCGATATATCGGAACAACATTACGGCATCTATCAGGGCCGTATCAAAAGCGAATTAAAGGCCGATCACAGCTTTAAATCATGGCAGGAACCTCCCGAAGGCGAAACCTTTGAAACCTTCGCCGCGCGCGTTAGGAAGGGAATGAACGACATACTGGCGCAGCCCGGCCTGCCGCTTATTTCTTGCCATGGCGGAATATTTTTGGTGCTCGGCCACACCTTTGGCTTCGGCACCACATGGCATACAGCCGAAAACGCGATCCTTCATTATTTCGAACCGGCGCCCACACCTGAAACGTCTGATTTTCCATGGAAAGTCTCACAGATTATCGTAGAAAACGGGAAGTTAACGATAAAAAACGCGGCCTTGTAACCCCGCCTAGGGGTCATAGCGCAAAACCTCGGTCTTCTTGGCGGATTTTTCATTATAACGCGCCCCCTCATACGGCGTGGGCTCGCGGTTGTAACGGGCTTCCGTTGTATAAGCCTGGCCGTTACAGATATAGCTGTGCTGAAAGGACAGCTCTACATCGTTCGTCCGGCCGTCATACACGCTGCCCTTAAACGATTCCGTAACACAAACGCCGGCATTTTCCGTCAGCGGTATACAGGAGCTTTCCGCGACAATATGAGCTTCCTTGTCGATCTCCCGCCGATATTCGCCGCGATCGTCCGTCCCGCCGCCAATCGCCCAGCACTGATCGCGCGCATAGCGCATAAAAGGCGTGTTTTCATCATAAATCCCGGCACGGGGCTGGTAACGCCCCCGGACATCCTCCAGTTCACTTTGATCGCGCCAGCCGTTCAGAGGCGCGCAAACGCCGGCGACAGAAAGAGTCCGCACACCGCCCTCTCGCAGAATAATATCCTGCTGGAAATCGCATTTTTGCGCCGTCGCCAGTGACACCACTTGATAATGAAACCGGCCGCGCAAACCGCCATCCGTCTGCCGGCTGTCCATAAAGACGGTGTAATCGGCGGTTTTGTTCATAACGCCATACCCTTTGATATCGGGAGCCACCCCCAGCGCCGCAATCGAATAATCCCGCAAATTATCAAAACACGGCACATCATCAACCACCGGATTACCGGCCGCCGCCACCTGTCCGCCCAAAAAAGCGCCGCCAAGCACCGATAATGAACCTTTAATGATTTTCGATGACACGTTTTGCCCCTCTGGCCCCGCAGGACCACAAAAATAATATGACAATAAAATAGCACATCCCGGACCTGAATACAAACCGGCGCAAGGTCACTTCAATATTTTCTCCGTTTTCACTAATTTACAGCCCAACCGGCAAAAATGATATCCACAGTCTGCTGCACCGCACACAGAAAAAAACAGCGATCAGACCGTTTTTTGCCTGTGGATAACTTTAGGCCTTACACACAGATAAAATGCTCCTTTTACGATACGCCCCAACTGAAAATATCTTAAAAAGGTCATAAATGGCATTTTCGCCGTATAAAAGGCTCATTTTCGCTGTTTTTCGTATCATAAAAACCAGTGATGACCCAAAAAACAATGCCGAAAATATAGATACATATCGTTTCGTTTGCGGAAAAAACATCTGTGCAAATATCATAGATATCCACAAACACTTTGTTATTTAAAGGGAATTTCTGATATCCACAGAACAATCCCCTGTATGTTTATCCACAAGAGAACATAACAGGATCAAGTCCGAAGCTTTATATAAGGAAGATCGATGAAGAACACGCCTAAAAACGTTTTTTAAAGACCGCAGCCATCAGGAAAAAAGAAATATAAAATTGTCTGAAAACAAGGCGTATCACAACCCGAAAAAAGACGTCATAACGTCTCACGCGCCCCACTATGACGCGGATTGCATCCCCTGCCAGACCCTGAACGCCTGCCGCGTGACAGCCACATCATGAACGCGGAAAATATGCGCGCCCTGCGTCAGGGCAAAAAGCGCGGCCGCCAAGGATCCCGGCACGCGGTCTTGCGGTAAAATCGGCCGCTCACAAAGCGCATCAATAAAACGTTTTCGGGATACGCCAATCAACAAGGGTACCCCCAAATCATGAAACCGCCGTAAATGCCCCAGCAAATTTGTGTTATGCGCCGCCGTTTTACCAAACCCGATACCGGGATCGACGATCAACCGGGATTTCTCAATACCCGCCGCTTCACAAGCGGCAATGCGCTGGCCAAGATACGCAAAAACATCCGCGACCACATCCTCGTAAACAGGATTATCCTGCATGGTTCCCGGCATGCCCCGCATATGCATGAGACACACAGGCACATCCGCAGACCGCGCGGCATCCAAAGAATCCGGGTCACCGGTCAGCGCCGTGACATCGTTAATCATGCCCGCCCCGGCCGCCAGCGCCGCGCGCATCGTCGCCGCATGCCGCGTATCAATGGAAATCCGCCGCCCACAGCCCTTCAGCCCCTCAATCACCGGCATAACCCGGTCGATTTCTTCTTGTGGCGTCACCGGCACGGCGCCAGGCCGCGTTGACTCGCCGCCGATATCGAGAATATCCGCCCCCTCTTCCACCAGACGCAAACCATGTGCGACCGCCTTTTCCGGAGAGAAATAGCGGCCCCCATCGGAAAAACTGTCCGGCGTAACGTTAACAATGCCCATAATATACGGGCCGCCGCTAAAAAAAGGATTTTGCGTTACCATAAATAATATCTAAACCACAACGCCGCCTGCGAACACCCTGTTTTTCACCCCAAATCTTGCTCAACATCGCTTTTCTGGGCTTTTTGCTCTGCCGGCACTTTGGCGATCAAATCCACCAGCGATGCCTTTGAAACCGGATGCCGCCAATCGTCCGGCGCGATTTCTTGCAACGGCAGCAAGACAAAAGCCCGCTCATGCATGCGCGGATGCGGGATAATCAGCTCTGGACGGTCAAGTATCACATCGTCGTAAGCCACCAGATCAAGATCAAGGATCCGGGGCGCGTTGCGAAGACTGCGCTCCCGGCCAAATGTATTCTCTATATCCTGCAACGTTTCCAGCAACCGGAAAGGCGACAGGCCGGTTTCTACAGCCACCACCTCATTATGATACCAGGGCTGGTCAGACACAGGCACCGGCGCTGTCAGCCATGTTGAAGATTGCCGAACAATATCCAGCCCACGCCGCGCCATTTCAGCCCGCGCCGCCGCCAGCGTTTCATGCGGTGCGCCAAAACGGCTTGGCAAATTGGCTCCCAGAGCAACAAAAATCATCATTTCCCTCTTGATACAAATATCCCCGCCAAAGCGGGGATATCAAAATTCTATTTCGTAATCAAAAGCCGACTACCAGCTCCGAACCGCACCGGTGTCAATGTGAACAAAGCCGCTTTTCGGGTAATAGCCAACGCCGCCCGCTCTCAAACTACGGGCAATATCTCTGATTTTCGTCGTCGAAACCCCCGGCATACGAATATCAACAGCCTGACCGGTCATATGCAAAGAATTTTTAGCAACGCCGCTGGTGTTCGTCCGCAACATTTTATTGGTTTTCGGCGACCGGTAACCGGACA containing:
- the parC gene encoding DNA topoisomerase IV subunit A → MTKENTIQDQQIIDQPMGEILSDRYLSYALSTIMDRALPDVRDGMKPVHRRLLYAMYQLKLAPDTQPKKCARVVGDVIGKFHPHGDTAVYDAMVRLAQDFAVRYPLVDGQGNFGNIDGDNAAAMRYTEARLTAVARLMLEGIDEDAVDFRATYDGETLEPVVLPAAFPNLLANGSSGIAVGMATNIPPHNVYELCEAMELMLDSDTDPTVEDLLKIVKGPDFPTGGVMVEPHESIIQSYKTGKGAFRLRARWHKEELKQGQYQIIVTEIPYQVQKSRMIEKIAELINARKLPMLDDVRDESAEDIRLVLVPKSRNVEPELLMEALFRATDLETRFNMNLNVLDGGTVPRVMNLKEVLAAWLAHRQEVLVRRAQNRLEKVLHRIEILAGYLIVYLNIDEVIRIVREEDDPKQELIKTFGLSDVQAEAVLNMRLRNLRKLEEMELRTEHDDLCKERDQLEALIKSESKQWKEIRKQIGELKKLFALNTPLGARRTEIGHAPAPVDIDSLEEAMIEKEPVTVILSAKGWIKAMKGHGVNPKDIKYKDGDRGKFVLEAQTTDKLLVFGTNGRFYTVGCDKLPPGRGFGEPVRLMVDLPNDSDIAAMELFKPEAKLLVASDDGRGFIVAEKDVLAQTRGGKQVLNVGGKVEAKICVPIVDEDDHIAIIGTNRKMLVFERAELPEMAKGKGVILQRFKDGGVSDIRPFNMAVGLTFKYGAGETTVENITPWIGRRASAGRLPPNGFPKNNRFG
- the recO gene encoding DNA repair protein RecO, which gives rise to MEQWEDQGIVLMARPHGENGAIVSLLTEQNGRHAGYVRGASSSKMRGTLEPGSLVGVRWQARSHDELGTYTLEQERGYAAGFMYDPLRLEALLSACALCDAALPEREGHAGLFYGLQALFEALDDEHWGAVYVIWEIALLRELGFALELSKCAGGGDDNDLAYVSPKTGRAVSRAAGAVYKERLLELPAFLKPEKGAATDEEILKGLKMTGYFLEHWAFTHHTQGVPEKRLQFQERFEKALNPSAEMEKTA
- a CDS encoding DUF108 domain-containing protein codes for the protein MTYKIGVAGVGAIGKTVCAALLNGDIADMDLTAVAETGSVPFDVPNLPFAELAETCDIICECLPPDIVSALAQDVLSRGKTLIMISSAALLRFPDIKKWAKEGQGRIIVPSGALFGLDGVAALRSMGIKTAQIRSTKKPLSYAGAPYIEQEQIDLNAIETATCIFSGNALAAAKAFPANVNVAATLSLAGLGPENTTVEVWADPAAQGNTHEITVTGEYSALTARVDNIPDPANPKTSMLAAHSVIAALRQMTDDITVL
- a CDS encoding histidine phosphatase family protein: MLPQRPFYLIRHGESEANAGGYYSGQMDVALTEKGRQQALAYTPFLTELIPSPDRIVHSHLARARDTAALMNQECALPMAESRDISEQHYGIYQGRIKSELKADHSFKSWQEPPEGETFETFAARVRKGMNDILAQPGLPLISCHGGIFLVLGHTFGFGTTWHTAENAILHYFEPAPTPETSDFPWKVSQIIVENGKLTIKNAAL
- the folP gene encoding dihydropteroate synthase, yielding MVTQNPFFSGGPYIMGIVNVTPDSFSDGGRYFSPEKAVAHGLRLVEEGADILDIGGESTRPGAVPVTPQEEIDRVMPVIEGLKGCGRRISIDTRHAATMRAALAAGAGMINDVTALTGDPDSLDAARSADVPVCLMHMRGMPGTMQDNPVYEDVVADVFAYLGQRIAACEAAGIEKSRLIVDPGIGFGKTAAHNTNLLGHLRRFHDLGVPLLIGVSRKRFIDALCERPILPQDRVPGSLAAALFALTQGAHIFRVHDVAVTRQAFRVWQGMQSAS
- the folK gene encoding 2-amino-4-hydroxy-6-hydroxymethyldihydropteridine diphosphokinase, with the translated sequence MMIFVALGANLPSRFGAPHETLAAARAEMARRGLDIVRQSSTWLTAPVPVSDQPWYHNEVVAVETGLSPFRLLETLQDIENTFGRERSLRNAPRILDLDLVAYDDVILDRPELIIPHPRMHERAFVLLPLQEIAPDDWRHPVSKASLVDLIAKVPAEQKAQKSDVEQDLG